A region of Candidatus Endomicrobium procryptotermitis DNA encodes the following proteins:
- a CDS encoding STAS-like domain-containing protein: MKIKIGNFGNNLVSRPEGREAFLSARAYIIKKDEKEFILDFSGVEVLTPSWIDEFILNLKKEFNTAAVSYENTNNPSVKESLKWLSK, from the coding sequence ATGAAAATCAAAATAGGGAATTTTGGAAATAATTTAGTTTCAAGACCTGAAGGCAGAGAAGCATTTTTATCTGCGCGCGCTTATATAATAAAAAAAGACGAAAAAGAATTTATTTTAGATTTTTCAGGCGTTGAAGTTTTAACGCCTTCTTGGATAGACGAATTTATTTTAAATTTAAAAAAAGAATTCAATACAGCCGCCGTATCATATGAAAATACCAATAACCCGTCAGTAAAAGAATCTCTAAAATGGCTAAGTAAATAA
- the pgeF gene encoding peptidoglycan editing factor PgeF translates to MSLTPMKEKLIEENNFPSRHFTTIKLCADMKDEAARNVLLHSLGLDVDNLVLAKQPHGNNVAIVTKKHKGSFINDCDGLITADKDIMLGVFTADCMPVLMVSKDKSKSAKAVVHAGWKGLASGILINTVKIFKEGFGVNPETLAVYIAPHIKECCYEVSADFGDIFETKLKNCRLNLAAVACKILEKEGVNGIYVSPHCTCCESDLFFSYRRDKTADRMITIVL, encoded by the coding sequence TTGTCATTAACGCCAATGAAAGAAAAACTTATCGAAGAAAATAACTTCCCAAGCAGACATTTTACCACCATAAAATTGTGTGCAGACATGAAAGACGAAGCGGCAAGAAACGTTTTGTTACATTCTTTAGGCTTAGATGTCGACAATTTAGTTTTGGCAAAACAGCCGCACGGAAATAACGTCGCAATAGTCACAAAAAAACATAAAGGCAGTTTTATTAACGATTGTGATGGACTTATAACGGCCGACAAAGATATTATGCTCGGCGTTTTTACGGCTGATTGTATGCCGGTTTTAATGGTTTCGAAAGATAAGTCAAAATCGGCAAAAGCGGTCGTTCATGCTGGCTGGAAAGGGCTTGCAAGCGGAATACTTATAAACACTGTAAAAATTTTTAAAGAAGGCTTCGGAGTAAATCCAGAAACTCTTGCCGTTTATATTGCTCCTCACATAAAAGAATGCTGCTATGAAGTCAGCGCAGATTTCGGAGATATATTTGAAACCAAACTTAAAAACTGCAGACTTAATTTGGCCGCGGTTGCGTGTAAAATTTTAGAAAAAGAGGGCGTGAACGGAATTTATGTAAGCCCGCACTGCACCTGCTGTGAAAGCGATTTGTTTTTTTCTTACAGAAGGGACAAAACGGCCGACAGAATGATTACAATTGTGCTTTAG
- the ftsZ gene encoding cell division protein FtsZ, producing MKIILPAENSGVAQPAIIKVAGVGGGGSNAVNRMIAANVSGVEFIAINTDVQVLRESTAPVRLQIGERISKGLGVGGNPVVGQKAAEESMDIIRETIKGANMVFITAGMGGGTGTGAAPIVAQIAKSEGILTVGVVTKPFSFEGQVRMSQAEEGINNLKNYTDTLIIIPNERVFNVVDERMSAKALYQIIDDVLRQSVQAITDVITVPGEINMDFADVRNIVANSGTALIGIGESASSDNVKEAIAKAISSPLLDNYDIAQAEKMLVNITTNSNFSALKLKEIGEVIKSYEMKGHIFYGHAIDNRLDDKIKITVIATGFKSDMPLKKEVGQSSLFDMTANDGKPLSIDFTKPAYTYWKGKKLK from the coding sequence ATGAAGATAATTTTACCTGCTGAAAATTCTGGCGTTGCTCAGCCGGCCATAATAAAAGTAGCCGGCGTAGGCGGAGGCGGTTCGAACGCAGTAAACAGAATGATTGCCGCCAATGTCAGTGGTGTTGAATTTATAGCGATAAATACGGACGTGCAGGTTTTAAGAGAATCGACAGCTCCTGTACGTTTACAGATAGGAGAGAGAATTTCAAAAGGGCTAGGGGTTGGAGGAAATCCCGTTGTCGGTCAAAAGGCCGCAGAAGAAAGTATGGATATTATCCGCGAAACGATAAAAGGTGCCAATATGGTTTTTATTACCGCGGGAATGGGCGGCGGAACGGGTACTGGAGCTGCTCCGATAGTAGCGCAGATTGCCAAATCTGAAGGTATTCTTACCGTTGGTGTCGTGACAAAACCTTTTAGTTTTGAAGGGCAGGTGAGAATGTCGCAAGCCGAAGAAGGAATCAATAATTTAAAAAATTATACGGATACTCTTATAATAATACCGAACGAAAGGGTTTTTAATGTTGTCGATGAAAGAATGTCAGCGAAAGCTTTATATCAGATAATCGATGATGTTTTAAGACAAAGCGTGCAGGCGATTACCGATGTAATAACGGTTCCAGGTGAAATTAATATGGATTTTGCGGATGTTAGAAACATAGTGGCCAATTCAGGAACGGCTTTGATAGGCATAGGCGAAAGCGCAAGCTCGGACAACGTAAAAGAAGCGATAGCAAAAGCCATTTCAAGTCCTCTGCTTGACAATTACGATATAGCTCAGGCCGAAAAGATGCTGGTCAATATCACTACAAATTCAAATTTTTCTGCTTTAAAATTGAAAGAGATAGGCGAGGTAATAAAAAGTTATGAAATGAAAGGTCATATTTTTTACGGCCATGCCATAGACAACAGGCTTGACGATAAAATTAAAATAACTGTTATAGCCACCGGTTTTAAAAGCGATATGCCGCTAAAAAAAGAAGTCGGACAGTCCAGCCTTTTTGACATGACCGCCAATGATGGCAAACCTCTGTCTATTGATTTTACAAAACCGGCTTACACTTATTGGAAAGGTAAAAAGCTTAAATGA
- the ftsA gene encoding cell division protein FtsA, with the protein MAKQELVAGLDIGSSQVCCVAGARDEDARLVKILGCACVPCSDGIKAGAVINIQEAAMSMARAFEETEKAAGSYIRSVVVAIRGSFVEAKNSKGVANINHSNREITEDTVANALDSARKMIKIDSEHEILQIVPREFILNQQHGIQNPIGMEGTFIEVDVHALVAASSNIGNIIKAMNSVDINCDDKVYGYLAAGDILVTKEEKELGCLVVDFGGLTTGLVHYADGIVRYTDEAQVGSDYITRDIMHKLRASFAVSKEVKEMYGAAFTYSGLKNSEFEYKAADGRSVKKYERNHLVEIIQPRVEQVLFVIEDMMKKSSYGSQFLSGGIVLTGGGSQLEALSEAFEKYFGCSVRVGAPNSDKVVGPHEIVLNPVYTAAIGAVSSTMTNAYAVYAPKSSGNGIFSRIGKWFEETF; encoded by the coding sequence ATGGCCAAACAAGAGCTTGTAGCGGGACTTGATATCGGAAGCAGCCAGGTGTGCTGCGTCGCCGGAGCAAGAGATGAAGATGCGCGTCTTGTAAAAATTTTAGGATGTGCCTGCGTTCCCTGCAGCGATGGAATCAAAGCGGGAGCGGTAATAAACATCCAAGAAGCCGCAATGTCTATGGCTAGGGCTTTTGAGGAGACGGAAAAAGCCGCCGGAAGCTATATAAGAAGCGTTGTTGTCGCAATAAGAGGCAGTTTTGTCGAGGCTAAAAATTCAAAAGGCGTAGCAAATATAAATCATTCCAACAGAGAAATCACGGAAGATACCGTTGCAAACGCTTTAGACAGCGCCAGAAAAATGATAAAAATCGATAGCGAACACGAGATTTTGCAGATAGTTCCCAGAGAATTTATTTTAAACCAGCAGCACGGAATACAGAATCCCATAGGGATGGAAGGAACTTTTATAGAAGTGGATGTCCACGCTCTTGTCGCTGCCAGCAGCAATATAGGAAATATTATTAAAGCGATGAATTCCGTGGATATAAATTGCGATGACAAGGTTTACGGTTATCTTGCTGCCGGCGATATTTTAGTTACTAAAGAAGAAAAAGAGCTGGGCTGTCTTGTCGTTGATTTCGGCGGACTTACGACGGGACTTGTTCATTATGCCGATGGAATAGTAAGATATACTGACGAAGCGCAGGTCGGGTCGGACTATATTACGCGGGACATAATGCATAAATTGAGAGCGTCTTTTGCCGTTTCGAAAGAAGTAAAAGAGATGTACGGTGCAGCTTTTACTTATTCCGGACTGAAAAATTCAGAGTTTGAATATAAGGCGGCCGACGGGAGAAGTGTGAAAAAATATGAAAGGAACCATCTTGTTGAGATAATACAGCCGAGAGTGGAACAAGTTCTGTTTGTGATTGAAGATATGATGAAAAAAAGTTCGTATGGTTCGCAGTTTTTGTCCGGAGGAATCGTTCTTACCGGTGGAGGAAGTCAGCTCGAAGCGCTGTCGGAAGCGTTTGAAAAATATTTCGGCTGTTCGGTAAGAGTCGGTGCGCCTAATTCGGATAAGGTCGTCGGTCCGCATGAAATAGTTTTAAATCCCGTTTATACGGCTGCAATAGGCGCGGTTTCTTCCACTATGACAAATGCATATGCGGTATATGCCCCAAAATCTTCGGGAAACGGCATTTTTTCTAGAATTGGAAAATGGTTTGAGGAAACATTTTAA
- a CDS encoding FtsQ-type POTRA domain-containing protein, which produces MSAKRKKYSYQRRVVIMPNYTRSSKKGRKLGKLFVYICIFVLICFLAYAGGKKLVGYVYASESMTIKEIDVTGCKNVTKTEIKALLPFKIGDNILKINVSEAESKIMEVKPELKDISIKRRWQKVKIKLYERTPEAFIVFGNDVLGIDFEDKPFPLRGFMSGMKIPTIIYKTDAERSEILKFIKIFKPVCDNFFDNIAKIEYSNSHDIVFKTYDGTVIYWGEERPEHMDHKYDKLRRIYADADVKYEHIELIDMSFYEMGKAVVKPKAQEPLAAAQNIN; this is translated from the coding sequence ATGTCCGCAAAAAGAAAAAAATATTCTTATCAGCGCAGAGTCGTTATAATGCCCAATTATACGCGTTCTTCAAAAAAAGGAAGAAAGCTCGGGAAATTATTTGTTTATATCTGTATTTTTGTTTTAATATGTTTTCTTGCTTATGCCGGAGGAAAAAAACTCGTCGGATATGTGTACGCTTCGGAAAGCATGACAATTAAAGAGATAGATGTGACAGGCTGCAAAAATGTGACAAAAACAGAAATTAAAGCACTGCTTCCTTTTAAAATCGGAGATAATATTTTAAAAATAAATGTGTCCGAAGCCGAAAGCAAAATAATGGAAGTTAAGCCCGAACTCAAAGACATTTCCATCAAAAGAAGATGGCAGAAAGTGAAGATTAAACTTTACGAGAGAACCCCCGAAGCCTTTATAGTTTTCGGAAATGATGTTCTCGGAATAGATTTTGAAGACAAACCTTTTCCTTTACGCGGTTTTATGAGCGGCATGAAAATACCGACGATAATTTATAAAACTGACGCAGAAAGGTCGGAAATTTTGAAATTCATAAAAATATTTAAACCGGTATGCGACAATTTTTTTGACAATATAGCCAAAATTGAATATTCGAATTCACATGATATAGTTTTTAAAACTTATGACGGAACAGTTATTTATTGGGGAGAAGAAAGGCCGGAACATATGGATCATAAATACGACAAACTCCGTAGAATTTATGCGGATGCAGACGTAAAATACGAACATATAGAGCTTATAGATATGAGTTTTTACGAAATGGGAAAGGCGGTTGTAAAACCTAAGGCACAAGAACCTTTGGCTGCCGCACAAAACATAAATTAA
- a CDS encoding D-alanine--D-alanine ligase, which yields MMTAEKLKNKKIGVLYGGTSSEREISLKSGKAVINALKKMKFKVAAIDVDKNAAEKIKKEKIDIAYVALHGQHGEDGTIQGMLEVMGIPYTGCGVFASSASMDKNISKLLFNCAGILTPDWFVLRKYERINEIKTYPVVVKPANQGSAIGISIVKKASEFAAAAKTAFKYGNEVIVEQFIKGKEITVGVLDGKSLPAVEIMPKGKFYDYKSKYAKGGSKHIIPARISKEMHNLAARAAEKVYKLFKCKAVCRVDMIIDRDEKIWVLENNTIPGMTETSLLPDEAKVSGIKFEELILKIIECSL from the coding sequence ATGATGACAGCGGAAAAGCTTAAAAATAAAAAAATCGGTGTTTTGTACGGCGGAACTTCAAGCGAAAGAGAAATATCTTTGAAATCCGGCAAAGCCGTTATTAACGCGCTTAAAAAAATGAAATTTAAAGTCGCTGCCATCGATGTAGACAAAAATGCCGCCGAAAAGATAAAAAAAGAAAAAATAGACATAGCTTATGTCGCTCTTCACGGACAGCACGGCGAAGATGGAACAATACAGGGAATGCTTGAAGTTATGGGCATACCTTATACGGGGTGTGGCGTGTTTGCAAGCTCGGCCTCGATGGATAAAAACATATCGAAACTTCTTTTTAATTGTGCTGGAATTTTGACTCCCGATTGGTTTGTTTTAAGAAAATACGAACGGATTAATGAAATAAAAACATATCCTGTTGTGGTAAAGCCCGCAAATCAGGGGTCAGCCATAGGAATATCGATAGTGAAAAAGGCTTCGGAATTTGCAGCAGCCGCCAAAACTGCTTTTAAATACGGCAATGAAGTTATCGTCGAACAGTTTATAAAAGGCAAAGAGATTACAGTCGGCGTTCTAGATGGAAAGTCGCTTCCTGCCGTAGAAATAATGCCTAAAGGAAAATTTTACGATTATAAATCAAAATACGCCAAAGGTGGCTCGAAACACATCATTCCCGCGCGCATAAGCAAAGAAATGCATAACCTTGCAGCTCGTGCCGCTGAAAAAGTTTACAAATTGTTTAAATGCAAGGCCGTGTGCAGGGTGGACATGATAATAGACCGCGATGAGAAAATATGGGTATTGGAAAACAATACCATACCTGGGATGACCGAAACTTCTCTTCTGCCGGACGAAGCAAAAGTGTCGGGGATAAAGTTTGAAGAACTTATTCTTAAAATCATAGAGTGTTCATTGTAA
- the murB gene encoding UDP-N-acetylmuramate dehydrogenase codes for MEKRRRAINIDIVNKLAAAGCKVFENRKLSEVCSFKIGGNVNYFIEIPHEPALSFFLKTASVENFRFFILGGGTNVLFSDKGFSGCVIKLMGDFKNISIDGVKITCGGAVFLPSLVKKSICENLSGLECCAGIPGTVGGAVLGNAGSGQNWISDTIESVEVYNRNGEKELINKEKIDFDYRKSGLENFIISKVNFTLKKETGNGILKVVSDKIKNRAKTQPLPFPSAGCIFRNPLGLSAGKLIEDAGLKGRKKRGAKVSEIHANFIINVANATADDVLDLIYTVRKTVKDKFNIDLELEIKVIKA; via the coding sequence ATGGAAAAAAGGAGAAGAGCTATTAACATTGATATAGTAAACAAATTAGCTGCCGCGGGATGTAAAGTTTTTGAAAATAGGAAGCTGTCGGAAGTTTGTTCTTTCAAAATAGGTGGAAATGTGAATTATTTTATTGAAATTCCTCATGAACCTGCTTTGTCATTCTTTTTAAAAACGGCTTCAGTCGAAAATTTTCGATTTTTTATTTTAGGCGGCGGCACAAACGTTCTTTTCAGTGATAAAGGTTTCAGCGGCTGCGTGATTAAATTGATGGGGGATTTTAAAAATATAAGCATTGACGGCGTTAAAATCACGTGTGGCGGCGCTGTTTTTTTGCCATCTCTTGTAAAAAAAAGCATCTGCGAAAATCTTTCCGGTCTTGAATGCTGCGCCGGAATTCCGGGAACCGTAGGCGGCGCTGTATTAGGAAATGCGGGGAGTGGGCAAAACTGGATAAGCGATACAATCGAAAGTGTTGAAGTTTATAATAGAAACGGAGAAAAAGAACTTATAAACAAGGAAAAAATAGATTTTGACTACAGAAAAAGCGGGCTTGAAAATTTTATAATTTCCAAAGTTAATTTTACCTTGAAAAAAGAAACAGGAAATGGTATTTTAAAAGTTGTTTCGGACAAAATCAAAAATCGCGCAAAAACTCAGCCGTTGCCGTTTCCAAGTGCGGGCTGCATATTTAGAAATCCTTTAGGATTAAGCGCCGGAAAACTTATAGAAGATGCTGGTCTCAAAGGGAGAAAAAAAAGAGGAGCAAAAGTATCGGAAATTCATGCGAATTTCATAATAAACGTGGCCAATGCTACAGCGGATGATGTACTTGATTTGATTTATACCGTAAGAAAAACCGTAAAAGACAAATTTAACATAGATCTTGAACTTGAAATAAAAGTTATCAAAGCATAA
- the murC gene encoding UDP-N-acetylmuramate--L-alanine ligase yields MFRKHRNMHFVGIGGSGMSGIAEVLINLGHNVSGSDLKKTDVTEHLAAIGAKIYIGHDEKNIKNTEVVITSTAVSKSNPEVMAALKNKIPVIPRVEMLAELARLKYSVTIAGTHGKTTTTSLTALVLDEGGFDPTIVIGGRLKNLNTSARLGRGEYIVAEADESDGSFLKLSPAITVVTNIDNDHLDYYGNMENLKNAFINHINSVPFYGAAIICSDDKIVKEIIPQINRKYVTYGLSGNPDIKAENIKVLPQCTSFDVIYEGKKAGNVCIRIPGKHNILNALASIGVGLYLAIPFNHIASAINKFDGVGRRLEIKGEKNGITVIDDYGHHPTEVDATIKAIKHFWPERKLWVLFQPHRYTRTQNLFGEFGKSFKDADFVKVLEIYAAGEKAIEGVSSQLILDSLKENNCSVEIFTNLKNFSKELRPGDIVLTLGAGDVWKKGEELLTLI; encoded by the coding sequence ATGTTTAGAAAACATCGCAATATGCATTTTGTCGGAATTGGCGGATCTGGTATGTCTGGCATTGCCGAAGTTTTAATAAATCTGGGTCATAATGTTTCAGGTTCGGACTTGAAAAAAACTGACGTTACTGAACATCTCGCGGCAATCGGCGCGAAAATTTACATCGGCCACGATGAAAAAAATATTAAAAATACCGAAGTTGTCATTACTTCAACAGCGGTAAGTAAATCGAATCCAGAAGTAATGGCCGCTCTTAAAAATAAAATTCCCGTAATACCGCGTGTTGAAATGCTTGCGGAACTTGCAAGGCTTAAATATTCGGTAACGATTGCCGGCACGCACGGTAAAACTACAACTACTTCTCTGACGGCTTTGGTTTTGGATGAAGGCGGGTTTGATCCGACGATAGTTATCGGCGGAAGGCTGAAAAATCTCAACACAAGCGCACGTCTGGGCAGAGGCGAATATATCGTCGCAGAAGCCGATGAGTCAGACGGCTCTTTTCTTAAACTTTCTCCCGCGATAACTGTAGTGACAAATATTGATAACGATCATCTCGACTATTACGGGAATATGGAAAATCTTAAAAATGCTTTCATAAATCATATAAACAGCGTTCCTTTTTACGGAGCGGCGATAATATGTTCGGATGATAAAATCGTAAAAGAAATTATTCCGCAAATAAACAGAAAATATGTGACTTATGGACTTTCTGGAAATCCCGACATCAAAGCCGAAAATATAAAAGTTTTGCCGCAGTGCACAAGTTTTGATGTCATATACGAAGGAAAGAAAGCAGGCAATGTCTGCATCAGAATACCGGGTAAACACAATATCTTAAATGCTCTTGCTTCTATAGGAGTGGGATTATATCTCGCGATACCTTTTAATCATATAGCCAGCGCCATAAATAAGTTTGACGGCGTCGGCAGAAGGCTTGAAATAAAAGGAGAAAAAAATGGCATAACCGTAATTGACGACTATGGACATCATCCGACTGAAGTTGACGCGACTATTAAAGCGATAAAACATTTCTGGCCAGAAAGAAAGCTCTGGGTATTATTTCAGCCGCACAGATATACGCGCACGCAGAACCTTTTTGGTGAGTTTGGTAAAAGCTTTAAAGACGCAGATTTTGTGAAAGTGTTAGAGATATATGCTGCCGGCGAAAAAGCTATAGAAGGAGTAAGTTCGCAGCTTATTCTTGACAGTCTTAAAGAAAACAATTGCAGTGTGGAAATTTTTACGAATTTGAAAAATTTTTCCAAAGAATTGCGGCCGGGCGATATAGTATTGACCTTGGGTGCGGGGGACGTATGGAAAAAAGGAGAAGAGCTATTAACATTGATATAG
- the queF gene encoding preQ(1) synthase, whose protein sequence is MKNMPVFDKITTSLLEVMPYQYAGKDINVCIETEEFTCLCPWTGLPDYAYLAINYTPSKTVVELKSLKMYIQSFRMVGMVHESVVNRIMKDLVETLKPKNMTVKLEFRIRGGITTTVSAQYSSKNMKGK, encoded by the coding sequence ATGAAAAATATGCCAGTATTTGATAAAATAACGACTTCACTTCTTGAAGTGATGCCTTATCAGTATGCCGGAAAAGATATAAACGTATGCATTGAAACGGAAGAGTTTACCTGCCTGTGTCCATGGACGGGACTGCCGGATTATGCTTACCTCGCTATTAATTATACGCCTTCAAAAACCGTTGTTGAGCTTAAATCTTTAAAAATGTACATTCAAAGTTTCAGGATGGTTGGAATGGTTCACGAGAGTGTAGTCAACAGAATAATGAAAGATTTGGTTGAGACTTTAAAACCAAAGAATATGACGGTCAAACTTGAATTCAGAATACGCGGCGGAATAACTACCACAGTCAGCGCACAATATTCTTCTAAAAATATGAAAGGAAAATAA